The DNA segment CAACTCCCCGCTGGCCGGTCGCCGGCCCACCGGCTGGATGTCCACGCGGCAGCTGCGCTGGACGCAGCTCGGCACCGGCCGCGCGGGCGGCCCCGTGCTGGACTCCGATCCACGCGGCGCCTGGGCCCGGCACGTCCTGGACGCGCCGGTGATGTGCGTACGGCAGGACAGCGGGCCGTGGGACGTGCCGGAGGAGCTGACCTTCCGCGAGTGGACCAGGTCCGGGGCGCCGAGGGTGCCCACCCGGGAGGACCTCGACTACCACGTCACCACGCTGTTCCCGCCGGTCAGGCCGCGCGGCCACCTGGAGCTGCGGATGATCGACGCGCAGCCCGGTGACGACGGCTGGATCGTGCCGCTGGCCGTGACGACGGCGCTGTTCGACGATCCGGAGGCCGCCGAGACGGCCTACCGGGCGGTGAAGCCGCTGGTCGAACGGACCCATGGCAGGCCCGCGCCGCACAACTCGCTGTGGCGGGACGCGGCCCGCGGCGGCCTGGCCGACCCGGAGCTGCGCGAGGTGGCCGCCGTCTGCTTCGCGGCAGCGCTGCGGGCCCTGCCCGGGCTCGGTGCCACGACCGATGTCGTGGAAGCGGTGGCCGCCTACCAGGACCGCTATGTCGCCCGCGGCCGCTGCCCTGCCGACGACACGCTCGACGCCCTGCGCACCGGAGCGGTCGCGAAGCACCCGCGAGGCACGCCCGGCGCTCGCCCCCGGACCGCGCCCCGCTCCCCGGGCGCTCCCACCTCCTACGCGCACGGAGCACGTCCACACGGGAAGGACACCTCCTCATGACCGACCCCGCTTTCGACGCCGAAGCCCTGCGCGAGCGCGCGGTCGCCTCGCTGGTCACCGCGCGCGACCGGACCACCCTGCTGACCGGCTGTGTCGACGGGCCCGATCTCACCGCGCAGCACTCACCGCTGATGTCGCCGCTGGTGTGGGACCTCGCTCACATAGGCAACCAGGAAGAACAGTGGCTGCTGCGGACCGTCGGCGGTCAGGAGGCGCTACGGCCCGAGATCGACAACATGTACGACGCCTTCGAGCACCCGCGGGCCGAGCGGCCGAAGCTGCCGCTGCTGCCTCCGGAGGAGGCCCGCCGGTACGCCTCGGAGGTGCGCGGCCGGGCGCTGGACGTGCTGGAGAGCACCGCCTTCCACGGTGAGCGGCTGACCGAGGCGGGGTTCGCCTTCGGGATGGTCGCGCAGCACGAACAGCAGCACGACGAGACGATGCTGATAACCCATCAGCTGCGCAGCGGCCCGCAGGTCCTGACGGCCCCGGACCCGGAGCCGGTGCCGCTGTTCACCGGTCCGTCCGAAGTGCTCGTCCCGGGCGGCCCGTTCACCATGGGCACCTCTGACGAGCCGTGGGCGCTGGACAATGAACGTCCCGCACACCGGCGCGAGGTGGCACCGTTCCGCATCGACACGACGCCGGTGACGAACGCCGCGTACCAGGCGTTCATCGAGGACGGCGGCTACGACGAGCCACGCTGGTGGGCCGCGGAGGGCTGGGCCCACATCCGCCGGAACTCCGTCGGCGCCCCATTGTTCTGGCGCCGGGACGGCGGGCAGTGGCTGCGTCGTCGCTTCGGTGTCACCGAGGCCGTGCCGCCCGACGAGCCGGTGCTGCACGTGTGCTGGTACGAGGCGGACGCGTACGCCCGCTGGGCCGGGCGCCGGCTGCCCACCGAGGCCGAGTGGGAGAAGGCCGCCCGGCACGATCCGGCCGGCGGCCGCGCGGCACGTTACCCCTGGGGCGACGCCGAACCCGGTCCGGAGCACGCCAATCTCGGCCAGCGCCACCTGCGGCCCGCGCCCGCGGGCAGCTATCCGGCGGGTGAGTCACCGCTCGGGGTGCGCCAGTTGATCGGTGACGTGTGGGAGTGGACGTCGAGCGACTTCCTGCCCTACCCGGGGTTCAGGGCATTCCCCTACAGGGAGTACTCGGAGGTGTTCTTCGGGACCGGGCACAAGGTGCTGCGCGGCGGTTCGTTCGCGGTGGACGCGGTGGCCTGCCGGGGCACGTTCCGCAACTGGGACCATCCGGTCCGGCGGCAGATCTTCTCCGGGTTCCGCACGGCCCGCTCGGAGAACATCTGATGTGTCGCCATATCGCGTACGTGGGGCCCGAGGAGTCACTCGGCCGACTCCTCGTGGACCCGCCGCACGGGCTGTACCGCCAGTCGTGGGCGCCCCGGCACCAGCGGTACGGGACGGTCAACGCCGACGGTTTCGGGGTGGGCTGGTACGCGCCCGGGGACCCGGTGCCGGCCCGGTACCGCAGGGCGGGACCGGTCTGGGCGGATCTGTCGTTCGCCGATCTCGCCCGGGTCGTCCGCACCCCGGCGCTGCTCGCGGCCGTACGGGACGCGACCCTGTCGGGTGCGGACGCCGAGGCCGCGGCGGCCCCGTTCGCGGCAGGGGCCTGGCTGTTCAGCCACAACGGGGCCGTGCGGGGCTGGCCGGGCACGCTCGCACCGCTCGTGGCCACCCTGCCGCCCGAGGACGTGCTGTCACTGGAAGCCCGGAGCGACTCCGCGTTCGTGTGGGCCCTGGTGCTCGCCCGGCTGCGGGCGGGGTACCCCGGGGAACCGGAGGGGCAGGCACTGGCCGACACCGTGCTGGAGATCGCCGCGGTGGCCCCCGGGTCCCGGCTCAACCTGCTGCTCACCCAGGGCGACACGATCACCGCGGTCGCGTGGGGCGACACGTTGTGGTACCTCGCCCGGCCGGGCGGCGGTACCGTCGTGGCCTCCGAGCCCTACGACGACGATCCGCACTGGCGCGAGGTCCCCGACCGCACCCTGCTGGCCGCCAGCCGCACGGACGTGCTCCTCACGCCGCTCAAGGAGCCGGGCGACGTCCTGGCGAGCACCGGCACACCGGCACGACCCGCATCGGTACGACACACACCGGCGTCACCGAAGGAGCCCCGCACGTGAGTCCGTTCCGTCTCACCCGCACCCTTGCCGAGGACGCCACCGGCGCCGCCCTGCGCGCCGACGTCCGTGAGGGCCTGACCGGCAGTCCCAGAACGCTGCCGCCGAAGTGGTTCTACGACGCGCGGGGCAGTGAGCTGTTCGAGGAGATCACCGGACTGCCCGAGTACTACCCGACGCGTGCGGAGCGCGAGATCCTGCTCGCCCGCTCCGGTGAGATCGCCGATGCGTCCGGTGCCCGCACCCTCATCGAACTGGGCTCCGGTTCCTCGGAGAAGACCCGCCACCTGATCGACGCGCTGGCCGGGCTGCACACCTACGTCCCCGTCGACGTCAGCGAGAGCGCCCTGACCCTGGCGGGTCAGGCGCTCGCCGCCGAGCGGCCGGGGCTGAACGTGCACGCCCTGATCGACGACTTCACCGGCCGCATGACGCTGCCCGACACCCCGGGCCCGCGCCTGGTGGCGTTCCTCGGCGGCACGGTCGGCAATCTGCTGCCCGCCGAGCGGGCCGCGTTCCTGGTCTCCGTGCGGGCGATGCTCGCCCCGGGGGACGGGCTGCTCCTCGGTACGGACCTGGTCAAGGACGAGAAAGTGCTGGTCCGGGCGTACGACGACGCGGCCGGGGTGACGGCCGCGTTCAACAGGAACGTCCTGGCCGTCGTCAACCGGGAGCTGGGCGCCGACTTCGATCCGGCCGCCTTCGACCACGTGGCAGCGTGGGACGCCGGGCACGAGTGGATCGAGATGCGGCTGCGCTCGCGCGAGCGGCAGACCGTGAAGATTCCCGCGCTCGGCCTCGCCGTCGACTTCGGTGCGGGCGAGGAGCTGCGCACCGAGATCTCGGCGAAGTTCCGCAAGGAGCGCGTACGGGAGGAACTGACTGCCGCCGGGCTGGACCTGACCCGGTGGTGGACGGACCAGGAGGGACGGTTCGCGCTGTCACTGAGCGTGGCGCGCTGACCGGGAGGGGCCGGCGCGAGGCGGGCGTGTACCCCGTACGGGTGCACCGTGCCTTGGTGGGCCGATGCGCGGGTCGAGGGGTGCCGGACATCCGGTGCCCGCTACACCCGACGTCTCGCGCCCTGGCACCGCTTCGGGCACGTTGGAGGGACGTGTGACACAGGAGGCGGCTCTCGAACCGGTGGGAGCCGCCGACGAGAGGAGCACCCGTATGTCGAACCACACCTACCGGGTCACGGAGATCGTCGGCACGTCGCCCGACGGCGTGGAACAGGCCGTCCGCAACGGCGTCGAGCGTGCCTCGCAGACCCTGCGTCATCTGGACTGGTTCGAGGTGACCCAGGTGCGGGGCCGGCTCGAGGAGGGCCGCATCGCGCACTGGCAGGTGGGTCTGAAGGTCGGCTTCCGCCTGGACGACTCGGCCTGAGCCACCCGTCTCCACAGGAGAGCGGGAGGGACGGATGTCAGGTCCGCCCCTCCCGCTCCTGCGCCGCTCTCAGTTCCCCCGACGGTGCCGTCCAGCGGGCGTGCACGACGGTGAATCCCGCCCGCCGGGCGTCCGCGCAGACCAGTTCGTCGTCGTCCACGAGCACACGGATCTCCCGGGTGCGGGCGAGACGGCGCAGGATCGCCAGCTTGGTGTGCCGGGCGGGCCGCCGGTCCGCGTCGCCGCGCATGTGCACCGGCCCTTCGGGCAGCTCCTGGGCGGCCAGCCACTCCAGCGTGTCGCTCCGACAGCGCTCGGGACGCCCGGTGAGGTAGACGATCTCGCACTCCCGCGCCCTCTCGCGCAGCAGCGCGATGCCCTCCGCGAGGGGCGGATCCTCGGGCGCGGCGGCGAAGAAGGCGTCCCAGTCCCGTGGCCTGCGCTCCAGGAACCGCTGCCGGTGCGCGGTGTCGGCGAGGGTGTTGTCCAGGTCGAACACGGCGAGCGGGTGCTTGTCACGGTTGGTCACGCCGCCCAGCCTAGACAAGCGACGCGCTGCTGCCCGCCGTGCCCGGAGGGAATGCGGCCACAGGGAATGCCGCGCCCGTCCGGACGTTGAACCGGATGTGACCCCGCTGATCTCCCGGACCCGTTTCTCCGTCCTCGACCGTTCCCGCACCCGTGAGGGGCACAGCGGTCCCGAGGCGCTGCGCGACACCGTGCGCCTCGCGCGGGAGCTGGAAGGGCTCGGCTACCACCGGCTCTGGGTCTCGGAGCATCACGGCGTGTCCGGGGTCGCCGGCTCCGCGCCGACGGTGCTGGCCGCCGCCGTCGCCGCGGCAACCCGGACGATCCGCGTCGGTACCGGCGGGGTCATGCTGCCCAACCATCGACCGCTCGTCGTGGCCGAGCAGTTCGGCGTGCTGGAGTCCCTCTTCCCGGGGCGGATCGACATGGGCCTGGGCCGCTCGGTGGGATTCACCGACGGGGTGCGCAGGGCCCTGGACCGTGACAGGGGCGACGCCGAGGACTTCGGCGCGCAGATCGACGAGCTGCTCGGCTGGTTTCGCGGCACGTCCCCCACCGGCGTGCACGCCCGTCCGGCCGAGGGCCTGACCGTGCCGCCGTTCGTGCTGGCCATGGGCGAGGGCGCGACGATCGCCGCCCGCGCGGGTCTGCCCATGGTCATCGGCGACCTGCGCGGCCGCGACCGGATGCGGCGCGGCATCGACCACTATCGGGAGCACTTCCGCCCGTCCGCCTGGGCGGGCGAGCCGTACGTGGTGATCTCCGGGACGGTCGCCGTGGCGGACACACCCGAACGGGCCCGCCGGCTCCTGGTCCCGGAGGCCTGGTCGATGGCGTATTCACGGACCCGCGGAATTTTCCCTCCGCTGCCGCCCGCCGAGCGCGTCGAGTCGCTCAGCATGACGGCGAAGGAACGCGGCCTGTACGAGTCCGGGCTCGGCGGTCACCTCGCCGGCACGGAGGAGCAGGTGGCCGACGAGTTGGAGACGGTGCTGAAGGAGACGGAGGCCCAGGAGGTCCTCGTCACCACCAGCACCCACGACCGTACGGCCCTGCTGGACTCCTACCGGCGGCTCGCCGCCCTGACGGGTCTCGCCGGGCTCACGGATCTCACGGACACGGAGGACGGCAGCGCGGTGCGCCGGTGAGCGGACTCACCGGCGCGCTCACGGTGTGCCATCCGGTCATGGGCGGCCCCGGCGTGGAACGTCGCGGCCCTGTCCGGCGGCGTCGTCCCGCCGCGTGGTGTCGTCCGGTACGCCCTCGCTCTCGATGCGCTCCTTGCGGACCCGGCCCCGTACGGTCTTGTTCTCGGTGCGCTCCTCCATGGTCAGCCGCACCCGCTCGACGGGCACCGCCCTGGTCTCCACGACGGGCCGTTCCTCGTGCAGCGTGACCTCGTAGTCGGCCTCACCCATCTCGGCGCCGGGCATCGCGGCCTCGCGGTCGGCCTCCGTGATCGGCTCGCGCACCACGTGTACCTCCTCGTGGCGCACGGGCACGGTCTGTTCGACGTCCTCCGTCACGACGTACTTGTGCAGCTTGGCCCGTCCGGTCTCGCGC comes from the Streptomyces sp. KMM 9044 genome and includes:
- the egtA gene encoding ergothioneine biosynthesis glutamate--cysteine ligase EgtA codes for the protein MSDSASGCTEPRPAVTEAEVEALVRGICFKTGPPRRLGVEVEWLVHELRTPRLPVTPERLEAAYAALRTVPLDSALTVEPGGQLELSSQPAASLMECVGTVRADLDAVRAVLREDGLGLVGLGHDPWHTPRRFLREPRYDAMETCLDRTGPAGRAMMCASASVQVCLDAGYEEPGTLGHVRRWWLAHQLGAVLVAAFANSPLAGRRPTGWMSTRQLRWTQLGTGRAGGPVLDSDPRGAWARHVLDAPVMCVRQDSGPWDVPEELTFREWTRSGAPRVPTREDLDYHVTTLFPPVRPRGHLELRMIDAQPGDDGWIVPLAVTTALFDDPEAAETAYRAVKPLVERTHGRPAPHNSLWRDAARGGLADPELREVAAVCFAAALRALPGLGATTDVVEAVAAYQDRYVARGRCPADDTLDALRTGAVAKHPRGTPGARPRTAPRSPGAPTSYAHGARPHGKDTSS
- the egtB gene encoding ergothioneine biosynthesis protein EgtB; amino-acid sequence: MTDPAFDAEALRERAVASLVTARDRTTLLTGCVDGPDLTAQHSPLMSPLVWDLAHIGNQEEQWLLRTVGGQEALRPEIDNMYDAFEHPRAERPKLPLLPPEEARRYASEVRGRALDVLESTAFHGERLTEAGFAFGMVAQHEQQHDETMLITHQLRSGPQVLTAPDPEPVPLFTGPSEVLVPGGPFTMGTSDEPWALDNERPAHRREVAPFRIDTTPVTNAAYQAFIEDGGYDEPRWWAAEGWAHIRRNSVGAPLFWRRDGGQWLRRRFGVTEAVPPDEPVLHVCWYEADAYARWAGRRLPTEAEWEKAARHDPAGGRAARYPWGDAEPGPEHANLGQRHLRPAPAGSYPAGESPLGVRQLIGDVWEWTSSDFLPYPGFRAFPYREYSEVFFGTGHKVLRGGSFAVDAVACRGTFRNWDHPVRRQIFSGFRTARSENI
- the egtC gene encoding ergothioneine biosynthesis protein EgtC, with amino-acid sequence MCRHIAYVGPEESLGRLLVDPPHGLYRQSWAPRHQRYGTVNADGFGVGWYAPGDPVPARYRRAGPVWADLSFADLARVVRTPALLAAVRDATLSGADAEAAAAPFAAGAWLFSHNGAVRGWPGTLAPLVATLPPEDVLSLEARSDSAFVWALVLARLRAGYPGEPEGQALADTVLEIAAVAPGSRLNLLLTQGDTITAVAWGDTLWYLARPGGGTVVASEPYDDDPHWREVPDRTLLAASRTDVLLTPLKEPGDVLASTGTPARPASVRHTPASPKEPRT
- the egtD gene encoding L-histidine N(alpha)-methyltransferase; this translates as MSPFRLTRTLAEDATGAALRADVREGLTGSPRTLPPKWFYDARGSELFEEITGLPEYYPTRAEREILLARSGEIADASGARTLIELGSGSSEKTRHLIDALAGLHTYVPVDVSESALTLAGQALAAERPGLNVHALIDDFTGRMTLPDTPGPRLVAFLGGTVGNLLPAERAAFLVSVRAMLAPGDGLLLGTDLVKDEKVLVRAYDDAAGVTAAFNRNVLAVVNRELGADFDPAAFDHVAAWDAGHEWIEMRLRSRERQTVKIPALGLAVDFGAGEELRTEISAKFRKERVREELTAAGLDLTRWWTDQEGRFALSLSVAR
- a CDS encoding dodecin, with product MSNHTYRVTEIVGTSPDGVEQAVRNGVERASQTLRHLDWFEVTQVRGRLEEGRIAHWQVGLKVGFRLDDSA
- a CDS encoding phosphatase domain-containing protein, coding for MTNRDKHPLAVFDLDNTLADTAHRQRFLERRPRDWDAFFAAAPEDPPLAEGIALLRERARECEIVYLTGRPERCRSDTLEWLAAQELPEGPVHMRGDADRRPARHTKLAILRRLARTREIRVLVDDDELVCADARRAGFTVVHARWTAPSGELRAAQEREGRT
- a CDS encoding LLM class flavin-dependent oxidoreductase, whose product is MTPLISRTRFSVLDRSRTREGHSGPEALRDTVRLARELEGLGYHRLWVSEHHGVSGVAGSAPTVLAAAVAAATRTIRVGTGGVMLPNHRPLVVAEQFGVLESLFPGRIDMGLGRSVGFTDGVRRALDRDRGDAEDFGAQIDELLGWFRGTSPTGVHARPAEGLTVPPFVLAMGEGATIAARAGLPMVIGDLRGRDRMRRGIDHYREHFRPSAWAGEPYVVISGTVAVADTPERARRLLVPEAWSMAYSRTRGIFPPLPPAERVESLSMTAKERGLYESGLGGHLAGTEEQVADELETVLKETEAQEVLVTTSTHDRTALLDSYRRLAALTGLAGLTDLTDTEDGSAVRR